A DNA window from Thiopseudomonas alkaliphila contains the following coding sequences:
- the rho gene encoding transcription termination factor Rho encodes MNLTELKKKPVAELLHMAEQMGLDNMARSRKQDIIFSILKRHARSGEEISGDGVLEILQDGFGFLRSADSSYLAGPDDIYVSPSQIRRFNLRTGDTIIGKIRPPKDGERYFALLKVDSINFDRPENAKNKILFENLTPLFPNQRLLMEAGNGSTEDLTGRVIDLCAPIGKGQRGLIVAPPKAGKTIMLQNIAANITRNNPECHLIVLLIDERPEEVTEMQRTVRGEVVASTFDEPPIRHVQVAEMVIEKAKRLVEHKKDVVILLDSITRLARAYNTVVPSSGKVLTGGVDAHALEKPKRFFGAARNIEEGGSLSIIATALVETGSKMDEVIYEEFKGTGNMELQLDRRVAEKRVFPAININRSGTRREELLTSEEELQRMWILRKLLHPMDEIAAIEFLLDKLKDTKTNDEFFMSMKRSK; translated from the coding sequence CAGTGGCAGAGCTTCTGCACATGGCAGAGCAAATGGGCCTTGATAATATGGCTCGCTCACGTAAACAAGACATCATTTTCTCTATTCTGAAGCGTCATGCGCGCAGTGGAGAAGAAATTTCAGGTGATGGCGTACTAGAAATTTTACAAGATGGCTTTGGTTTTTTACGCTCAGCTGACTCGTCTTACTTAGCCGGTCCTGACGATATTTATGTTTCTCCGAGTCAAATTCGTCGCTTTAACCTGCGCACCGGAGACACCATTATTGGTAAAATTCGCCCACCTAAAGATGGCGAGCGTTATTTTGCTTTACTCAAGGTTGATTCGATTAACTTTGATCGCCCAGAAAACGCCAAAAATAAAATTCTATTTGAGAACCTCACTCCTCTCTTCCCTAATCAGCGTCTGTTGATGGAAGCCGGTAATGGTTCGACTGAAGATTTAACCGGCCGTGTGATTGACCTGTGTGCACCCATTGGTAAAGGCCAACGCGGACTGATCGTCGCTCCGCCAAAAGCGGGTAAAACCATCATGCTGCAAAACATCGCAGCCAACATTACCCGCAATAACCCAGAATGCCATCTGATCGTGTTACTGATTGATGAGCGCCCTGAGGAAGTGACCGAAATGCAGCGCACTGTGCGCGGTGAAGTGGTCGCCTCAACCTTTGATGAGCCACCTATTCGTCACGTACAGGTGGCCGAAATGGTGATCGAAAAAGCTAAGCGCTTGGTCGAGCACAAAAAAGATGTGGTGATTCTTTTAGACTCCATTACCCGTCTAGCCCGTGCCTATAACACCGTGGTTCCTAGCTCTGGCAAAGTACTAACGGGTGGGGTTGATGCCCATGCCTTAGAAAAGCCTAAGCGCTTCTTTGGTGCGGCACGTAATATTGAAGAAGGTGGCTCGTTGTCGATTATCGCCACTGCCCTAGTAGAAACCGGTTCGAAAATGGACGAAGTGATCTACGAAGAGTTTAAAGGCACCGGTAACATGGAGTTGCAGCTAGATCGCCGAGTGGCAGAAAAGCGTGTGTTCCCTGCGATAAACATTAACCGTTCGGGCACCCGTCGTGAAGAACTGCTCACCTCGGAAGAAGAGCTACAACGTATGTGGATTCTGCGCAAACTGCTGCACCCAATGGATGAAATTGCAGCGATTGAATTCTTATTGGATAAGCTCAAAGACACCAAAACCAACGATGAATTCTTTATGTCGATGAAGCGCAGTAAGTAA